A single region of the Brassica rapa cultivar Chiifu-401-42 chromosome A03, CAAS_Brap_v3.01, whole genome shotgun sequence genome encodes:
- the LOC117132620 gene encoding leucine-rich repeat extensin-like protein 5, producing the protein MKRLVPSGPNNETSPPSPPHFIEDIGVKRLVPSGPNNETSPPSPPHFIADFGVKRLVPSGPNNETSPPSPPHFIEDTRVKRLVPSGPNNETSPPSPPHSADFGVKRLVPSGPNNETSPPSPPHSIADYGVKRLVPSGPNNETSPPSPPHSIASFGVKRLVPSGPNNETSPPSPPHSIADFGVKGLVPSGPNNETSPPSPPHSIADFGVKRLVPSGPNNETSPPSPPHFIANFGVKRLVPSGPNNETSPPSPPHSIADFGVKRLVPSGPNNETSPPSPPHSIADFGVKRLVPSGPNNETSPPSPPHSIANFGVKRLVPSGPNNETSPPSPPHSIH; encoded by the coding sequence ATGAAGAGATTGGTTCCAAGCGGCCCAAACAATGAAACATCTCCACCTTCTCCACCACATTTCATAGAAGATATTGGAGTGAAGAGATTGGTTCCAAGCGGTCCAAATAATGAAACGTCTCCACCTTCTCCACCACATTTCATAGCTGATTTTGGAGTGAAGAGATTGGTTCCAAGCGGCCCAAACAATGAGACGTCTCCACCTTCTCCACCACATTTCATAGAGGATACTAGAGTAAAGAGATTGGTTCCAAGCGGTCCAAACAATGAAACGTCTCCACCTTCTCCACCACATTCAGCTGATTTTGGAGTGAAGAGATTGGTTCCAAGCGGTCCAAACAATGAAACGTCTCCACCTTCTCCACCACATTCCATAGCGGACTATGGAGTGAAGAGATTGGTTCCTAGCGGTCCAAACAATGAAACGTCTCCACCTTCTCCGCCACATTCTATTGCAAGTTTTGGAGTGAAGAGATTGGTTCCAAGCGGCCCAAACAATGAAACTTCTCCACCTTCTCCACCACATTCCATAGCTGATTTTGGAGTGAAAGGATTGGTTCCAAGTGGTCCAAACAATGAAACGTCTCCACCTTCTCCACCACATTCCATAGCGGATTTTGGAGTGAAGAGATTGGTTCCAAGCGGCCCAAACAATGAAACGTCTCCACCTTCTCCCCCACATTTCATAGCAAATTTTGGAGTGAAGAGATTGGTTCCAAGCGGTCCAAACAATGAAACTTCTCCACCTTCTCCACCACATTCCATAGCTGATTTTGGAGTGAAAAGATTGGTTCCAAGTGGCCCAAACAATGAAACGTCTCCACCTTCTCCACCACATTCCATAGCGGATTTTGGAGTGAAGAGATTGGTTCCAAGCGGCCCAAACAATGAAACATCTCCACCTTCTCCCCCACATTCAATAGCGAATTTTGGAGTGAAGAGATTGGTTCCAAGCGGTCCAAACAATGAAACTTCTCCACCTTCTCCACCACATTCCATACACTAA